One region of Citrus sinensis cultivar Valencia sweet orange chromosome 6, DVS_A1.0, whole genome shotgun sequence genomic DNA includes:
- the LOC102622133 gene encoding homeobox-leucine zipper protein HOX11: MELALSLGDTSKPFSSKLSSKDLGFCMGLNGSSFNGKSEEKSASDHHPPPIQLDLLPFSPVPRAHHHQPSSQLRFPWLNVVSTEPGPMDGAGGGGLDVNRFPVAMAQEEADDGTTALSSPNSTVSSFQMDHFCIRNGRSKRDLFDVEISHDRASSRASDDEENGLTRKKLRLSKEQSAFLEESFKEHNTLNPKQKLALAKQLNLRPRQVEVWFQNRRARTKLKQTEVDCEYLKRCCETLTEENRRLQKELQELRALKTSQPFYMQLPATTLTMCPSCERVATATTSSATATTAAAATTAAKGNNSNNKDSSVTLQLANKPARLFPFSQLPQAQGAQSTS, from the exons ATGGAGCTAGCTTTGAGCTTAGGCGACACCTCAAAGCCGTTTTCGTCAAAATTATCAAGCAAAGATCTAGGGTTTTGCATGGGCTTGAACGGGAGCAGCTTTAATGGGAAATCAGAAGAGAAAAGTGCTTCCGATCATCACCCCCCTCCCATTCAGCTCGATCTTCTTCCTTTCTCTCCAGTTCCCCgagctcatcatcatcagcctTCTTCTCAGCTTCGGTTTCCATGGCTCAACG TGGTGAGTACTGAACCGGGTCCGATGGATGGTGCGGGAGGAGGAGGGCTGGACGTGAACCGGTTTCCGGTGGCGATGGCGCAGGAGGAGGCTGATGATGGGACGACGGCGCTGTCATCTCCGAACAGTACGGTGTCGTCTTTTCAAATGGATCACTTTTGTATAAGAAACGGAAGGAGCAAGAGAGATTTATTCGATGTTGAAATAAGTCATGACAGAGCAAGTTCAAGAgcaagtgatgatgaagaaaatggCTTAACAAGAAAAAAGCTGAGGCTCTCTAAAGAACAATCTGCTTTTCTCGAAGAAAGTTTCAAAGAACACAATACCCTCAATCCC AAGCAAAAGCTTGCTTTGGCCAAACAATTGAATCTCCGTCCTCGACAAGTTGAAGTGTGGTTTCAAAACCGGAGAGCaag GACAAAGTTGAAGCAGACAGAAGTGGATTGTGAGTATTTAAAGAGATGCTGTGAGACATTGACGGAAGAGAACAGGAGGTTACAGAAAGAGCTGCAAGAATTAAGAGCTTTAAAAACCTCTCAACCTTTTTACATGCAGCTCCCTGCCACTACTCTCACTATGTGTCCTTCTTGCGAGCGCGTGGCCACCGCCACCACCTCCTCCGCCACAGCCACCACTGCAGCAGCTGCTACCACCGCCGCTAAGggcaacaacagcaacaacaagGACTCCTCCGTAACATTACAATTGGCTAACAAGCCTGCTAGATTGTTTCCATTTTCTCAGTTGCCCCAAGCCCAAGGTGCTCAATCGACTTCATGA
- the LOC102621843 gene encoding protein trichome birefringence, which produces MAEATKQLSKLVTEFKSTFSLFKTRRSVAFAYGCMFVFVAFTVFIAFNPSSNTSSSLSFSNIFTTSITAARSKSSSVFSHFFPNLQQPHNSSSSSSSASSSASQFNGTRSNGNNITFSEPPSTKNRTENAGKVAILHANQTSIVKKPPSSVQNQARSSEISHKDQILKAKPSSVVNKSPSSVHNKTQSTKRDADLRANQTSVVNKAPSSVKNQTQSSEISVKDQNLKANQSAAPASKSTNSSSLVKDGVTSNYTASLAKKQSDDGKKRRNGNDAGVVVKQWMEDLMNCDLFDGEWVHDDSYPLYKAETCSFIDEQFGCLRNGRPDRDFLKMKWKPKGCKLPRLNGAHMLELLRGKRLVFVGDSLNRNMWESLVCILKNLAKDPKNVYEANGRSHFRGEASYSFIFKDYNCSVEFFVSPFLVQEWEMPEKDGTKKETLRLDLVGRSSDQYKGADIIIFNTGHWWTHDKTAEGKDYYQEGSHVYGELNVLEAFRRALTTWARWVDANVNPMKSMVFFRGYSASHFSGGQWNSGGACDHETEPIKNKTYLTAYPPKMKVLESVLKGMKTHVTYLNITRLTDYRKDGHPSIYRKQHISDAERRSPLRYQDCSHWCLPGVPDAWNELFYAELIIKENKMLKHQNSKRYR; this is translated from the exons ATGGCGGAAGCAACAAAGCAGTTGAGTAAGCTGGTGACAGAGTTCAAAAGCACCTTCAGTCTCTTCAAAACAAGAAGAAGTGTTGCTTTCGCATATGGGTgtatgtttgtttttgttgctttCACTGTTTTCATTGCTTTCAATCCTTCCTCGAACacctcttcttctctctctttctccaaCATCTTCACCACTTCCATTACTGCCGCAAGATCTAAGTCCTCTTCTGTTTTCTCTCACTTCTTCCCCAATTTACAGCAGCCCCATAACTCctcctcctcttcttcttcagccTCTTCTTCGGCTTCCCAATTTAATGGTACTAGATCTAATGGTAACAACATCACTTTTTCAGAACCACCCAGTACAAAAAACCGTACCGAGAATGCTGGTAAAGTTGCAATTTTACATGCAAATCAGACCTCAATTGTCAAGAAGCCACCATCCAGTGTGCAAAACCAGGCTCGAAGTTCAGAAATTTCTCATaaagatcaaattttgaagGCGAAGCCAAGCTCAGTTGTGAATAAGTCACCATCCAGTGTGCACAATAAGACTCAGAGTACAAAAAGAGATGCAGATTTGCGCGCAAACCAAACCTCAGTTGTCAATAAGGCCCCATCCAGTGTGAAGAACCAAACTCAAAGTTCGGAAATTTCTGTTAAAGATCAAAATTTGAAGGCAAATCAGAGTGCTGCACCTGCTAGTAAGAGCACTAATTCAAGCTCATTGGTGAAGGATGGAGTGACATCGAATTACACGGCATCTTTGGCGAAGAAACAGAGTGATGATGGGAAGAAACGGAGGAATGGAAATGATGCAGGGGTTGTGGTGAAGCAGTGGATGGAGGATTTGATGAACTGTGATTTGTTTGATGGAGAATGGGTTCATGATGATTCATATCCGCTTTATAAAGCAGAAACTTGTTCTTTTATTGATGAGCAATTTGGCTGCCTTCGTAATGGAAGGCCTGACAGAGATTTTCTGAAAATGAAATGGAAGCCTAAAGGGTGTAAATTGCCAAG GTTGAATGGAGCTCATATGTTGGAATTGTTAAGAGGCAAGCGACTTGTGTTTGTCGGCGATTCATTGAATAGGAATATGTGGGAATCTCTTGTTTGCATTCTGAAAAACTTAGCAAAAGATCCAAAGAATGTTTATGAAGCCAATGGGAGATCCCATTTTCGTGGAGAAGCATCGTACTCATTTATATTCAAA GATTACAACTGTTCTGTGGAGTTCTTTGTATCGCCTTTCTTAGTCCAAGAATGGGAAATGCCAGAAAAAGACGGAACGAAGAAGGAAACGCTTCGGCTGGATTTAGTAGGAAGGTCTTCTGATCAATACAAAGGTGCCgatatcattattttcaacacCGGTCATTGGTGGACTCATGACAAAACTGCTGAAGG GAAAGATTATTACCAAGAGGGTAGCCATGTATATGGTGAGCTGAATGTTCTTGAGGCTTTCCGAAGAGCTTTAACAACGTGGGCTAGGTGGGTTGATGCCAATGTAAATCCAATGAAGTCTATGGTTTTCTTCAGGGGTTACTCTGCTTCCCATTTCAG CGGAGGGCAGTGGAATTCCGGAGGGGCATGTGATCACGAGACTGAACCGATCAAGAACAAGACATATCTCACAGCGTATCCACCTAAGATGAAAGTATTAGAGTCAGTGCTCAAAGGGATGAAAACCCATGTCACTTACCTCAACATTACCCGATTGACTGACTACCGGAAGGATGGTCATCCGTCAATCTATAGAAAGCAACACATATCAGATGCGGAAAGGAGGTCGCCATTGAGGTACCAGGACTGCAGCCACTGGTGCCTTCCTGGTGTACCCGATGCATGGAACGAGCTTTTCTATGCTGAGCTTATCATAAAGGAGAACAAGATGCTGAAACATCAGAATTCAAAGAGATataggtaa